One window of Candidatus Acidulodesulfobacterium ferriphilum genomic DNA carries:
- the rimI gene encoding ribosomal-protein-alanine N-acetyltransferase, with the protein MLEDMQLNCVNLKDIINPAPPLSEGLDKNEEQNKAGLNRTAETTPDSQPILDYTIKEMFNIHMQASQTIWDKKMFDDEFKRQGSGFIVCYTNDEYKKSDKTVSKAFIHAGNTDDNINLSLKSKIIAFFIFYTVLDEMHILDITVAKNEQSKGIGTFMLNYILKKYIDLGIKYFYLEVRVSNARAINLYKKFGFKIFMLRKGYYDDNKEDALCMVKEAV; encoded by the coding sequence ATGTTGGAAGATATGCAATTAAACTGCGTAAATCTTAAAGATATTATTAACCCTGCCCCGCCGTTAAGCGAAGGTCTTGACAAAAACGAAGAACAAAATAAAGCCGGTTTAAACCGGACTGCCGAAACAACGCCGGATTCACAGCCTATACTGGATTACACTATTAAAGAGATGTTTAATATACATATGCAGGCTTCTCAAACAATATGGGACAAAAAGATGTTTGATGACGAGTTTAAAAGGCAAGGGTCCGGCTTTATCGTCTGTTACACAAACGACGAATATAAAAAATCGGATAAAACCGTCAGCAAAGCTTTTATCCACGCCGGAAATACGGATGATAATATAAATCTTAGCCTAAAATCCAAAATTATCGCGTTCTTTATTTTTTATACCGTTTTGGATGAAATGCATATCCTCGATATTACGGTTGCTAAAAATGAGCAATCGAAAGGAATCGGAACATTTATGCTGAATTATATCCTTAAAAAATATATAGATTTGGGTATAAAATATTTTTATCTGGAAGTAAGGGTGTCGAATGCCAGAGCGATAAATCTTTATAAAAAATTCGGCTTTAAAATATTTATGTTAAGAAAAGGTTATTATGACGACAACAAAGAGGACGCTTTATGTATGGTAAAGGAGGCCGTTTAA
- a CDS encoding dihydroorotate dehydrogenase encodes MYGKGGRLRDLDNSDINNSKSNAVRDTLIISEKCEITVNQKIKDTEGTYILRLKNRFIASNYGPGQFVMIKINNGDNGFDPLLSRPFSIFNKFNENEFEVLYRVCGRGTGILSKIPKGNFLNVVGPLGNGFDFNTDSEKNKIHVLIAGGIGIAPLYPIPGHILNNYRFDEIKADGGLNNEYNNNKNGKNKKDKIVLYYGARKAEELYFRYSIHSRFDEVYFATDDGSFGFKGSAVELLFQNIGEYLGEDKAEDFNVSFYACGPKPMLSALADKFGEAKLLEKLQLSLEESFGCGIGVCLGCAVKCKDAGGDGSNFAYKRACQDGPVFHAGQLYGFTGSKDVLQTAFREKNHGQNLNENQSIDLSVKLGNLKLDYPVMPASGTFGYGEEFINVVDYTYFGALVTKGISLNPSKGNEMPRICESSCGLINSIGLQNVGFERFRDEKLSFLRHFSKPVIVNFFGKSVEEYVLLAEKLSGLQGISALEANISCPNIKEGGRSFGSDPEIVYELVSSVKEVMGGKLPLIVKLPPMVSDISLIAEICEKAGADIISLINTIPSASIDIKTKSFKLSRGFGGLSGPAVKPVALKLVNDVYNSVRIPVIGMGGISSWEDAAEFFLAGATAVAVGTYSFINPKIIPQIVEGLKGYLADNGFNDIYAIIGLANKNK; translated from the coding sequence ATGTATGGTAAAGGAGGCCGTTTAAGAGATTTGGATAATTCGGACATTAATAATTCAAAAAGCAACGCCGTTCGTGATACGCTCATTATAAGCGAAAAGTGCGAAATAACGGTTAACCAAAAGATAAAAGATACCGAAGGAACCTATATTTTGAGGCTTAAAAACAGGTTCATAGCGTCAAATTATGGGCCAGGCCAGTTTGTTATGATTAAAATCAACAACGGCGACAACGGCTTTGATCCGTTATTAAGCAGGCCGTTTTCGATTTTTAACAAATTTAACGAGAATGAATTTGAGGTATTATACAGGGTTTGCGGAAGAGGAACCGGTATTTTAAGCAAAATCCCGAAGGGGAATTTTTTAAATGTAGTTGGTCCGCTGGGAAACGGATTTGATTTTAATACAGATTCGGAGAAAAATAAAATTCATGTTTTAATTGCAGGCGGCATAGGCATTGCTCCTTTATATCCCATTCCGGGGCATATACTTAATAATTACCGGTTTGACGAAATAAAAGCGGACGGCGGCTTAAACAATGAATATAACAACAATAAGAACGGCAAGAATAAGAAGGATAAGATAGTTTTATATTACGGCGCAAGGAAGGCGGAGGAGCTTTATTTCAGGTATAGCATCCATTCGAGGTTTGACGAGGTTTACTTTGCAACGGACGACGGATCGTTTGGATTTAAGGGAAGCGCAGTTGAATTACTGTTTCAAAATATCGGCGAATATTTAGGCGAAGATAAAGCGGAAGATTTTAATGTTTCGTTTTATGCATGCGGTCCCAAACCGATGCTTTCGGCATTAGCCGATAAGTTTGGGGAAGCCAAACTTTTAGAAAAATTACAGTTATCTTTGGAGGAAAGTTTCGGATGCGGCATAGGCGTTTGTCTTGGATGCGCGGTAAAGTGCAAGGATGCCGGCGGCGATGGTTCAAATTTTGCTTATAAAAGGGCTTGCCAGGACGGCCCTGTTTTTCATGCCGGCCAATTATACGGCTTTACCGGCAGCAAGGATGTTTTACAAACAGCTTTCCGAGAAAAAAATCATGGGCAAAATTTAAATGAAAATCAAAGTATAGACCTTTCGGTTAAACTTGGAAATTTAAAACTCGATTACCCTGTTATGCCGGCATCAGGGACATTCGGGTATGGCGAGGAGTTTATAAATGTTGTAGATTATACATATTTCGGAGCGCTTGTTACGAAAGGAATTTCGTTAAATCCGTCTAAAGGAAACGAAATGCCGAGAATTTGCGAGTCATCCTGCGGTTTAATTAATTCTATCGGGCTTCAAAATGTGGGCTTCGAAAGATTCAGGGATGAAAAACTATCATTTTTAAGGCATTTTAGCAAACCTGTAATTGTAAATTTTTTTGGAAAAAGTGTGGAGGAGTACGTTCTGCTTGCGGAAAAGTTATCGGGGCTTCAAGGAATTAGCGCTCTGGAGGCAAATATTTCATGTCCCAATATAAAAGAGGGCGGAAGGTCTTTCGGATCCGATCCTGAGATTGTTTATGAGCTGGTTTCATCCGTAAAGGAAGTTATGGGCGGCAAATTGCCTTTGATAGTAAAATTACCCCCTATGGTAAGCGACATCTCTTTGATTGCAGAGATTTGCGAGAAAGCGGGGGCGGATATTATATCCTTAATAAATACAATCCCTTCCGCTTCAATAGATATAAAAACCAAAAGTTTTAAATTAAGCAGGGGCTTCGGGGGTCTTTCGGGTCCCGCCGTTAAGCCCGTCGCCTTAAAACTTGTAAACGATGTTTATAACAGCGTAAGGATTCCCGTTATAGGAATGGGCGGAATAAGCTCGTGGGAAGATGCGGCGGAATTTTTTTTGGCCGGCGCTACGGCGGTTGCGGTAGGAACCTATTCGTTTATAAATCCTAAAATAATTCCGCAAATAGTCGAAGGACTTAAGGGATATTTAGCGGATAACGGGTTTAACGATATTTATGCTATAATCGGTCTTGCAAATAAAAATAAATAG
- a CDS encoding acyltransferase — protein sequence MRVKICAVQMSSSADKNTSLKKAIDFLSMASKNKANIVCFPELFATNWFPQDMEINKIDENFKLAEDIGGTTLELLKKQAKSFGMIIIAPFFEKRGDNYYNSTAVISENGEVLGVYSKIHLPNVEYYYEKSYFSNGKDIPVFNTKFGTIGVQMCWDNFYPEVSRILAIKGAEIIFAPTASAFNTNNKWFLSISANAFVNGVYILRVNRVGRDKALDFYGKSFCVSPDGTILDDFAGLNECAVIYNIETKEVERARKNWPFIKNRFNEAYKDII from the coding sequence ATGAGAGTTAAAATTTGCGCGGTGCAGATGTCTTCCTCGGCAGATAAGAATACATCGCTTAAAAAGGCAATAGATTTTTTATCTATGGCTTCAAAAAATAAAGCTAATATCGTCTGTTTTCCGGAGCTTTTTGCGACCAATTGGTTTCCGCAGGATATGGAAATAAATAAAATAGATGAAAATTTTAAATTAGCGGAGGATATCGGCGGAACGACTTTAGAGTTATTAAAAAAACAGGCAAAAAGTTTTGGTATGATTATTATTGCCCCATTTTTTGAAAAAAGGGGTGACAATTATTATAACAGCACAGCCGTCATAAGTGAAAATGGCGAGGTTTTGGGGGTTTACAGCAAGATTCATCTCCCCAATGTCGAATATTATTATGAAAAGTCATATTTTTCCAACGGGAAAGATATTCCTGTTTTTAATACCAAGTTTGGAACAATCGGCGTTCAGATGTGCTGGGATAATTTTTATCCCGAAGTTTCGCGAATTTTAGCCATTAAAGGAGCAGAGATTATTTTTGCCCCTACCGCCTCTGCTTTTAACACTAACAACAAATGGTTTTTATCCATTTCTGCAAACGCTTTTGTTAACGGGGTTTATATATTAAGAGTCAACAGGGTGGGCAGAGATAAAGCACTCGATTTTTATGGAAAATCGTTTTGCGTTTCTCCCGACGGAACTATTCTTGATGATTTTGCCGGACTTAATGAATGCGCCGTTATTTACAATATCGAAACAAAAGAGGTAGAAAGAGCCAGAAAGAATTGGCCTTTTATTAAGAACCGTTTCAACGAAGCATATAAAGATATTATATAA